A genomic stretch from Coffea arabica cultivar ET-39 chromosome 10c, Coffea Arabica ET-39 HiFi, whole genome shotgun sequence includes:
- the LOC113689286 gene encoding uncharacterized protein, protein MVPPPSYPYGMPAWYNPQAVCAYHSGAPGHATIDCKALKHRIQDMVEAGEIVIRKREAQGPNVNRNPLPEHANTIGVILDDAEYVEQVKKMVREAEVFGVTDQPFVIELPFQEDEKPFILDLTPAKRAALEPIVVEFPKQEPVLSLQQVPWNYDEPVIQIGEKLIAKEEVSAVTRSGKDASPFEAAIPFQASNSEPPAKPTITEKEALDFLKRLQRSEYNIVEKLSKSPAQISMLDLLFSSDTHRDALLEVLTKARIPKDISVDNFSHVVGNVLFTKQIAFSDDELPAEGIGHNKTLYIVVRCNGKMLPKVLINNGSALNICPWRSVVRGFDGAQREPIGEVDLVVEMGPAQFQITCQVMHFPSVYNVLLGRPWIHKSGAVPPSLHQLLKFVVNDKLITIFAEEDCLVITDSESKEESSRNATVTPYSTADIVSVSWITKEERALSKASVMMAKEMIRGGYEFDKGLGRDLQGIRKPVEIVEKKDSFGLGFRPTAKDIREMKERKRAEKEGRQMALDIPPLHYTFPRPTEVIMSELNPVDEI, encoded by the exons ATGGTACCCCCTCCTAGCTATCCATATGGCATGCCCGCGTGGTATAACCCACAAGccgtctgtgcttatcattcaggggccCCCGGACATGCAACCATTGATTGCAAGGCTCTAAAACATAGAATTCAAGATATGGTTGAAGCCGGGGAGATTGTAATCCGAAAGAGGGAGGCACAAGGGCCGAATGTAAATAGGAACCCCTTGCCGGAACACGCTAATACCATTGGGGTCATTCTGGACGACGCGGAGTACGTGGAACAAGTCAAAAAGATGGTAAGggaagctgaagtgtttggggtcacgGACCAACCATTTGTCATAGAATTGCCATTTCAAGAGGATGAAAAGCCTTTTATCTTGGATCTCACGCCAGCTAAGAGGGCGGCTTTGGAGCCAATAGTCGTCGAATTCCCGAAGCAGGAGCCTGTCCTGAGTCTGCAACAAGTGCCATGGAACTACGATGAACCTGTCATACAGATTGGAGAAAAGTTAATTGCGAAGGAAGAAGTGTCAGCGGTCACCAGATCGGGGAAGGATGCAAGTCCATTTGAAGCTGCTATTCCGTTTCAAGCAAGTAATTCCGAGCCACCTGCTAAGccaacaatcaccgagaaagaagcATTGGATTTTCTTAAGAGGCTCCAGAGAAGTGAATACAATATAGTCGAGAAGCTAAGCAAGTCGCCCGCACAAATATCCATGTTGGATTTGCTCTTTTCATCAGACACGCATAGGGATGCATTGCTTGAAGTGTTGACTAAAGCTCGAATCCCTAAGGACATTTCAGTTGATAATTTCTCACATGTAGTTGGGAATGTGTTATTCACCAAGCAAATTGCTTTCTCAGACGATGAATTGCCGGCggaaggcattggacataacaagACCCTGTACATAGTTGTGAGGTGCAACGGGAAAATGCTGCCGAAGGTTTTGATTAACAATGGATCTGCacttaatatctgtccttgga ggagCGTAGTCCGAGGTTTTGATGGAGCACAAAGAGAGCCAATAGGAGAAGTGGATTTAGTCGTCGAGATGGGGCCTGCCCAGTTTCAAATAACctgccaagtcatgcactttCCTAGTGTTTACAATGTTCTGCTTGGAAGGCCGTGGATTCATAAGTCTGGGGCTGTGCCTCCTTCATTACATCAATTACTGAAATTCGTAGTAAATGACAAGCTGATAACTATCTTTGCCGAGGAGGATTGCCTTGTAATTACCGATTCTGAGTCCAAAGAAGAGAGTAGCCGAAATGCCACCGTGACCCCTTATAGCACGGCTGATATTGTCTCCGTCAGTTGGATAACAAAGGAGGAGCGAGCTCTATCAaaggccagtgtcatgatggctaaggaaatgatcCGCGGAGGATATGAATTTGACAAAGGGCTGGGACGAGACTTGCAAGGAATTCGGAAGCCAGTGGAGATTGTGGAGAAAAAGGATTCATTTGGTTTGGGTTTCCGACCGACTGCTAAAGACATTAGAGAAATGAAGGAACGAAAGAGAGCggagaaagaaggaaggcaAATGGCCCTTGACATTCCACCCCTGCATTATACTTTTCCACGACCAACCGAGGTAATCATGTCAGAGCTTAACCCGGTCGACGAAATTTAA